A stretch of Bradyrhizobium sp. CCBAU 53338 DNA encodes these proteins:
- a CDS encoding ABC transporter permease, with translation MAELKPQGAVSKMLNAAWVRPFLFLVFIVVAWDLAIRLFKIPAYQIPAPADVVAVLRSDWPELLRQCWPTTYATVCGFLLSALFGIPVAMLIAGSKTVESYVYPLLVFSQSVPKIAIAPLFVVWFGFGIIPKVISAFLLGFFPVVVSAVQGFKSVDPDMVDLARAMQGSRFQVFCAVNLPHALPAIFSGLKVSVTLAVVGAVVGEFVGSNSGIGYVMQRSIGTFDLPTMFAALVILALLGVILFWIVDRIEKLIIPWHVSQREDVIFAS, from the coding sequence GTGGCTGAACTGAAGCCGCAGGGTGCGGTGTCCAAGATGCTGAATGCGGCCTGGGTGCGGCCGTTTCTGTTTCTGGTTTTCATCGTCGTGGCCTGGGATCTCGCGATCCGGCTGTTCAAGATCCCTGCCTACCAGATCCCGGCGCCGGCCGACGTCGTCGCGGTGCTCCGCTCCGACTGGCCGGAACTGCTGCGCCAGTGCTGGCCGACGACCTATGCGACCGTCTGCGGCTTCCTGCTGTCGGCGCTGTTCGGCATTCCCGTCGCCATGCTGATCGCGGGCTCGAAGACGGTCGAAAGCTACGTCTATCCGCTCTTGGTGTTCTCCCAATCCGTGCCGAAGATCGCGATCGCGCCGCTGTTCGTGGTGTGGTTCGGTTTCGGCATTATTCCTAAAGTCATCTCGGCCTTTCTGCTCGGCTTCTTTCCCGTCGTGGTCTCGGCGGTGCAGGGCTTCAAGTCGGTCGATCCCGATATGGTCGATCTCGCCCGCGCCATGCAGGGCAGCCGCTTTCAGGTGTTTTGCGCGGTGAACCTGCCGCATGCGCTGCCCGCGATCTTCTCCGGCCTGAAGGTCTCGGTGACGCTCGCCGTGGTCGGCGCCGTCGTCGGCGAGTTCGTCGGTTCCAATTCCGGTATCGGCTATGTGATGCAGCGCTCGATCGGCACGTTCGACCTGCCGACGATGTTTGCAGCCCTCGTCATCCTCGCACTGCTCGGCGTCATCCTGTTCTGGATCGTCGACCGGATCGAGAAGCTGATCATTCCCTGGCATGTCAGCCAGCGGGAGGACGTGATTTTCGCTTCTTAA
- a CDS encoding VOC family protein yields MITGLDHIVVLVKDIGAAKAAYQTLLARAPAWQNSGEGADRVLFTLENMTIELMAPSGFTATADRMRALLDDQEGMLASLCFRVADMGRMHRRLDRVALKPDPIAEVESSDDVSGASLHWKRTRAATELTRGVRMFFLELAEERPKSVASDFAPIDGLDHVVITTEDSDRAAALYGARLGLDLALDRSHHDWGQLMFFRCGDLIVEVVRRPVAGGDSQHDRLWGLSWRVADIDATRARLIAAGLDVSEVRNGRKPGTRIMTVRSGTCGIQTVLLERSPKPVE; encoded by the coding sequence ATGATCACCGGCCTCGATCACATCGTTGTTCTCGTCAAGGATATCGGTGCGGCCAAGGCGGCCTATCAGACGCTGCTCGCCCGCGCGCCGGCCTGGCAGAATTCCGGCGAGGGCGCCGACCGCGTGCTGTTCACCCTCGAGAACATGACCATCGAATTGATGGCGCCGAGCGGCTTTACCGCGACGGCCGACCGGATGCGCGCGCTGCTCGACGACCAGGAGGGCATGCTCGCCAGCCTGTGCTTTCGCGTCGCTGACATGGGCAGGATGCACCGGCGGCTGGACCGTGTGGCGCTGAAGCCTGACCCGATTGCCGAGGTCGAGAGCAGCGACGATGTATCGGGTGCGTCCCTGCACTGGAAGCGCACGCGGGCCGCGACCGAACTGACGCGCGGCGTCCGCATGTTCTTCCTCGAACTCGCCGAGGAGCGTCCGAAGTCGGTGGCTTCAGACTTCGCGCCGATCGACGGGCTCGATCACGTCGTCATCACGACGGAGGATTCCGATCGCGCCGCTGCGCTCTACGGCGCACGGCTCGGGCTCGACCTCGCGCTCGACCGCTCGCACCATGACTGGGGACAGCTGATGTTCTTCCGCTGCGGCGACCTCATCGTCGAGGTGGTGCGCCGCCCCGTGGCGGGCGGGGACTCCCAGCATGACCGGCTCTGGGGCCTGAGCTGGCGCGTCGCCGACATCGACGCCACCCGCGCCCGCCTGATCGCCGCCGGCCTCGACGTCTCCGAAGTGCGCAACGGACGCAAGCCGGGCACGCGGATCATGACGGTGCGCAGCGGCACCTGCGGGATCCAGACCGTGCTGCTGGAGCGCTCGCCGAAGCCGGTGGAGTAG
- a CDS encoding sugar phosphate isomerase/epimerase, protein MRDFSSDHRWLSLNTATVRKQGDLIQIVNACASHGIRAIDPWRDQVASVGLDRAVRAVRDAGLELSGYCRGGMFTSDTSRRGEVRDDNRRCVDEAKALGAPCIVLVVGGLPQYSRPGSEPSKDIAAARGQVEEALADMLDYARQAKLPLAIEPLHPAYAADRACVNTTKQALDICDRLDPDRTGMLGVALDVYHIWWDPELMSQIVRAGKDRLLAFHVCDWLVPTRDILNDRGMMGDGVIDIKSARAAVEAQGFAGYSEIEIFSNEWWAKPMDEVLRTCIERHRTVV, encoded by the coding sequence ATGCGCGATTTCTCGTCCGACCACCGCTGGCTGTCGCTGAACACCGCGACCGTCCGCAAGCAGGGTGATCTCATCCAGATCGTCAATGCCTGCGCCAGCCACGGCATCCGCGCCATAGATCCCTGGCGCGACCAGGTCGCTTCAGTCGGCCTCGATCGTGCTGTGCGCGCCGTGCGCGATGCGGGCCTCGAACTATCAGGCTATTGCCGCGGCGGCATGTTCACCTCTGATACCTCGCGCCGCGGCGAGGTGCGTGACGATAACAGGCGCTGTGTTGATGAGGCCAAGGCGCTGGGTGCACCCTGCATCGTTCTCGTCGTCGGCGGCCTGCCGCAATATTCGCGGCCGGGCAGCGAACCCTCGAAGGATATCGCTGCGGCACGCGGGCAGGTCGAGGAAGCGCTCGCCGACATGCTCGACTATGCCAGGCAGGCAAAGCTGCCGCTGGCGATCGAGCCATTGCATCCGGCCTATGCCGCCGATCGCGCCTGCGTGAACACGACGAAGCAGGCGCTCGACATCTGCGATCGGCTCGACCCTGATCGTACCGGAATGCTCGGCGTCGCGCTCGACGTCTATCACATCTGGTGGGATCCCGAGCTGATGAGCCAGATTGTCCGCGCCGGCAAGGATCGCCTGCTCGCGTTCCACGTCTGCGACTGGCTGGTGCCGACCAGGGACATCCTCAACGACCGCGGCATGATGGGCGACGGCGTCATCGACATCAAATCCGCTCGTGCTGCCGTCGAGGCGCAGGGCTTTGCCGGCTATTCGGAGATCGAGATTTTCTCGAACGAGTGGTGGGCCAAGCCCATGGACGAGGTGCTGCGCACCTGCATCGAGCGTCACCGGACGGTGGTTTAG
- a CDS encoding phosphonopyruvate decarboxylase, translating into MHARADAADTAPSWPDDIFATLQRFDVRQVAYVPDAGHSKLIQRVLGSSTMRGIPLTTEEEGVALLAGAWTGGQRGVLLMQSSGVGNCINMLSLIPILRFPFLTLVTMRGEWGEFNPWQVPMGSTAQGVLELSGIKVLRASNAAEVPAVLEAATAQAYNALTPTAVLLSQRLIGAKVFTK; encoded by the coding sequence ATGCACGCCCGCGCTGACGCTGCCGACACGGCCCCGAGCTGGCCCGACGATATTTTCGCGACCTTGCAACGCTTCGACGTCCGGCAGGTAGCTTACGTGCCCGATGCCGGCCATTCGAAGCTGATCCAGCGCGTGCTGGGCTCCTCCACCATGCGCGGCATTCCGCTGACGACGGAGGAGGAGGGCGTGGCGCTGCTCGCCGGCGCCTGGACCGGCGGCCAGCGCGGCGTGCTTCTGATGCAGTCGAGCGGCGTCGGCAATTGCATCAACATGCTGTCGCTGATCCCGATCCTGCGCTTTCCGTTCCTCACGCTCGTGACCATGCGCGGCGAATGGGGCGAGTTCAATCCGTGGCAGGTGCCGATGGGCTCGACCGCGCAGGGCGTGCTCGAGCTCTCCGGCATCAAGGTGCTGCGCGCCTCGAACGCGGCGGAGGTGCCGGCTGTGCTCGAAGCCGCCACGGCGCAGGCCTACAACGCGCTCACGCCCACCGCCGTCCTGCTGTCGCAGCGCCTGATCGGCGCCAAGGTTTTCACCAAATGA
- a CDS encoding dihydrodipicolinate synthase family protein: MNKPVQPISSLSLKLPKADRSVETYRLAASRTFPAKLEGPLNRIAFSAVHTVADPFADNDPWLSVAVDWDKTIAFREHVWDLGLGVAEAMDTAQRGMGLDWPTSLELITRSVGAAKRRNALVFSGAGTDHLAVEDARSLDDVVRAYEEQISAVEKVGGRIILMASRALAKLGRNADDYAKVYDRVLSQVREPVIIHWLGDMFDPALTGYWGTKNLDKAMDTAVAIINGNAAKVDGVKVSLLDKQREIDMRRRLDKRIRMYTGDDFNYAELIAGDEQGFSHALLGIFDAIAPAASYALSRLAAGDEAGFHDVLGPTVPLSRHIFKAPTRFYKTGVVFMAYLNGHQDHFTMVGGQESARSMLHLAELFRLADQAGLLANPELATRRMKTVLASHGLDA, translated from the coding sequence ATGAACAAGCCCGTCCAGCCAATATCGTCCTTGTCGCTGAAGCTGCCGAAGGCCGATCGTTCGGTCGAGACCTATCGGCTCGCCGCCTCGCGCACGTTCCCCGCAAAGCTCGAAGGGCCCCTGAACCGCATTGCCTTCTCGGCCGTGCACACGGTGGCCGATCCCTTCGCGGACAACGATCCCTGGCTCTCGGTGGCCGTCGACTGGGACAAGACCATCGCCTTCCGCGAGCACGTCTGGGACCTCGGGCTCGGCGTCGCCGAGGCCATGGACACCGCGCAGCGCGGCATGGGACTGGACTGGCCGACGTCGCTGGAGCTGATCACGCGTTCGGTCGGCGCAGCCAAGCGTCGCAATGCGCTGGTGTTCTCGGGCGCCGGCACCGACCATCTCGCGGTCGAGGATGCCAGGAGTCTCGACGACGTGGTCCGCGCCTATGAGGAGCAGATCTCCGCCGTCGAAAAGGTCGGAGGCCGCATCATCCTGATGGCGTCGCGCGCGCTGGCAAAGCTCGGCCGCAACGCCGACGACTACGCCAAGGTCTACGATCGCGTGCTGTCGCAGGTCCGCGAGCCCGTCATCATCCACTGGCTCGGCGACATGTTCGATCCTGCGCTGACGGGGTATTGGGGCACAAAGAATCTCGACAAGGCGATGGACACGGCCGTCGCCATCATCAACGGCAACGCCGCCAAGGTCGACGGCGTCAAGGTCTCGCTGCTCGACAAGCAGCGCGAGATCGACATGCGCCGACGCCTGGACAAGCGCATCAGGATGTATACGGGCGACGACTTCAATTATGCCGAGCTGATCGCCGGGGACGAACAGGGCTTTTCGCACGCGCTGCTCGGCATCTTCGATGCCATCGCGCCGGCAGCGTCCTACGCGCTGTCGCGGCTCGCGGCCGGCGACGAGGCCGGTTTCCATGACGTGCTGGGGCCGACGGTGCCGCTGTCGCGCCACATCTTCAAGGCGCCGACGCGCTTCTACAAGACGGGCGTCGTCTTCATGGCCTATCTCAACGGCCACCAGGATCATTTCACCATGGTCGGGGGACAGGAAAGCGCGCGCTCGATGCTGCATCTGGCCGAGCTGTTCCGCCTCGCCGACCAGGCCGGCCTGCTCGCCAACCCTGAATTGGCGACGCGGCGGATGAAGACCGTGCTGGCCTCGCATGGACTGGACGCCTGA
- a CDS encoding Gfo/Idh/MocA family protein, translated as MTTQRLGLIMNGVTGRMGLNQHLIRSIVAIRDQGGVRLKNGDRVMPDPILVGRSAEKIEALAKRYNVTRWTTDLDAALADKNDTMFFDAATTQARPGLLTQAINAGKHVYCEKPIATNFEEALEVVKLANAKGVKHGTVQDKLFLPGLKKIAFLRDSGFFGRILSVRGEFGYWVFEGGWQEAQRPSWNYREEDGGGIILDMVCHWRYVLDNLFGNVQSVVCIGNTDIPERFDEQGKAYKATADDSAYATFQLEGGVIAHINMSWVTRVYRDDLVTFQVDGSHGSAVAGLTDCMIQARQATPRPVWNPDEKRLYDFYGDWQKLPDNVTYDNGFKEQWEMFIRHVYEDAPYKFTLLEGAKGVQLAECAMKSWKERRWIDVAPIKA; from the coding sequence ATGACCACGCAACGCCTCGGCCTCATCATGAACGGCGTCACCGGCCGCATGGGGCTCAACCAGCATCTGATCCGCTCGATCGTCGCGATCCGCGACCAGGGCGGTGTCCGCCTGAAGAACGGCGACCGCGTCATGCCCGATCCAATCCTGGTCGGCCGCAGCGCCGAGAAGATCGAGGCGCTTGCGAAGCGCTACAACGTCACGCGCTGGACCACGGACCTCGACGCCGCGCTCGCCGACAAGAACGACACCATGTTCTTCGATGCCGCGACGACGCAGGCGCGGCCCGGTCTGCTGACCCAGGCGATCAATGCCGGCAAGCACGTCTATTGCGAGAAGCCGATCGCGACCAACTTTGAAGAGGCGCTCGAAGTCGTCAAGCTCGCCAATGCCAAGGGCGTCAAGCACGGCACGGTTCAGGACAAGCTGTTTCTGCCCGGCCTGAAGAAGATCGCCTTCCTGCGCGATTCCGGTTTCTTCGGCCGCATCCTCTCGGTGCGCGGCGAGTTCGGCTATTGGGTGTTCGAGGGCGGCTGGCAGGAAGCGCAGCGGCCGTCCTGGAACTACCGCGAGGAGGACGGCGGCGGCATCATCCTCGACATGGTCTGCCACTGGCGCTACGTGCTCGACAATCTCTTCGGCAACGTCCAGAGCGTGGTCTGCATCGGCAACACCGATATCCCCGAGCGTTTTGACGAGCAGGGCAAGGCGTACAAAGCGACCGCGGATGATTCCGCCTACGCGACCTTCCAGCTCGAAGGCGGTGTCATCGCCCACATCAACATGTCCTGGGTAACGCGGGTCTATCGCGACGATCTCGTCACCTTCCAGGTCGACGGCAGCCACGGATCGGCGGTCGCGGGCCTCACCGACTGCATGATCCAAGCGCGGCAGGCTACCCCGAGGCCGGTATGGAATCCCGACGAGAAGCGGCTGTACGATTTCTACGGCGACTGGCAGAAGCTGCCGGACAACGTCACCTACGACAACGGCTTCAAGGAGCAGTGGGAGATGTTCATCCGCCACGTCTACGAGGATGCGCCCTACAAGTTCACGCTGCTCGAAGGCGCCAAGGGCGTGCAACTCGCCGAATGCGCGATGAAGAGCTGGAAGGAGCGGCGCTGGATCGACGTCGCCCCGATCAAGGCCTGA
- a CDS encoding ABC transporter substrate-binding protein has product MKRWIGAASVALMTFAVSPAQAADKVVLMLNWYVYGEHAPFYYGKAKGIYAAEGIDLEIQEGRGSAATTQAVAAKTADFGYVDVPTMMRAAIKGAPVIATGVLLQTSPMSAMGFADKNIRKPEDIKGKTVAITPADSMTQIWPLFLKKTGLKESDFQTVAGDGQTKLNAVINGQADLLLGYVMDQSMKIKDATGKDVFPIKFADYGINMVSSGIIANTDYVNAHADLVRRFMSATTKAVEAAEKEPRAAAQSILDANPKGGKIDTLTQGFELTIPLYRTAETKSKRPFQVTDQNMTDSVNLMVEYGGLDAKAKENPKAFYTNDYLPKSGS; this is encoded by the coding sequence ATGAAGCGGTGGATTGGGGCTGCATCCGTGGCGCTGATGACGTTTGCAGTTTCGCCGGCGCAGGCGGCCGACAAGGTCGTGCTGATGCTGAACTGGTACGTCTATGGCGAGCACGCGCCGTTCTATTACGGCAAGGCCAAGGGCATTTACGCCGCCGAAGGCATCGACCTCGAGATCCAGGAAGGTCGCGGTTCGGCCGCGACCACGCAGGCCGTCGCCGCCAAGACCGCCGATTTCGGCTATGTCGACGTGCCCACCATGATGCGTGCCGCGATCAAGGGCGCGCCCGTGATTGCGACCGGCGTGCTGCTGCAGACCTCACCGATGTCCGCGATGGGGTTTGCCGACAAGAACATCAGGAAGCCCGAAGACATCAAGGGCAAGACGGTGGCGATCACGCCGGCCGATTCCATGACCCAGATCTGGCCGCTGTTCCTGAAGAAGACGGGCCTGAAGGAAAGCGATTTCCAGACGGTTGCCGGCGACGGCCAGACCAAGCTCAACGCCGTCATCAACGGCCAGGCCGATCTCTTGCTCGGCTACGTCATGGACCAGTCGATGAAGATCAAGGACGCGACGGGGAAGGACGTGTTCCCGATCAAGTTCGCCGACTACGGCATCAACATGGTCTCGTCAGGCATCATCGCGAACACGGACTACGTTAATGCCCATGCCGATCTCGTCCGCCGCTTCATGTCGGCGACGACCAAGGCGGTGGAAGCTGCCGAGAAGGAGCCTAGGGCTGCTGCTCAGTCGATCCTCGATGCCAACCCCAAGGGCGGCAAGATCGATACGCTGACGCAGGGCTTTGAGCTGACCATTCCGCTCTACCGGACCGCGGAGACCAAGAGCAAGCGGCCGTTCCAGGTCACCGACCAGAACATGACCGATAGCGTCAACCTGATGGTCGAATATGGCGGGCTCGATGCAAAGGCAAAGGAGAACCCGAAGGCCTTCTACACCAACGATTATCTGCCGAAGAGTGGCTCGTGA
- a CDS encoding ABC transporter ATP-binding protein produces MKPATVSNETVQPAAHLRLVSDRAAGDASGIHLSGVSKTYRTRDGDVPSLRPLDFHINDGEFFVVVGPSGCGKSTLLKLISGLLPPTTGEVLVEGEKVTKPHGNVGIVFQNALLLPWRNILSNVMLPIDMKRLPRDEYLARAKALLKLVGLEGFEKKLPWQLSGGMQQRASICRALVHDPRIMLMDEPFGALDALTRERMNVELMRIQRETRKTVLLITHSIPEAVFLADRVLVMTERPGAIAAIYDVPLPRPRSLDVMADPVFTELVQRIRKHFFSQGTLD; encoded by the coding sequence GTGAAACCAGCGACTGTATCGAATGAAACCGTGCAGCCCGCCGCCCATCTCCGATTGGTGAGCGACCGGGCTGCCGGCGATGCGTCGGGCATTCATCTGTCCGGCGTGTCCAAGACCTACCGGACGCGCGACGGCGATGTGCCGTCGCTGCGGCCGCTCGACTTCCACATCAACGACGGTGAGTTCTTCGTCGTGGTCGGCCCATCCGGCTGCGGCAAGTCCACGCTGCTCAAGCTGATCTCGGGCCTGCTGCCGCCGACGACGGGCGAGGTTTTGGTCGAGGGCGAGAAGGTGACGAAGCCGCACGGCAATGTCGGCATCGTCTTCCAGAACGCGCTGCTGCTGCCCTGGCGCAACATCCTCTCCAACGTGATGCTGCCGATCGACATGAAGCGGCTGCCGCGGGACGAATATCTCGCGCGCGCAAAGGCGCTGTTGAAGCTCGTTGGGCTCGAAGGGTTCGAGAAGAAGCTGCCCTGGCAGCTCTCCGGCGGCATGCAGCAGCGCGCCTCGATCTGCCGCGCGCTGGTGCACGATCCCAGGATCATGCTGATGGACGAGCCGTTCGGCGCCCTCGATGCGCTGACGCGCGAGCGCATGAATGTCGAACTGATGCGGATCCAGCGCGAGACCAGGAAAACGGTTTTGCTGATCACGCATTCGATTCCGGAGGCCGTGTTCCTCGCCGACCGCGTGCTGGTCATGACCGAACGGCCCGGCGCGATCGCAGCGATCTACGACGTGCCGCTGCCGCGCCCACGCTCGCTCGACGTGATGGCGGACCCTGTTTTCACCGAACTCGTGCAACGCATCCGCAAGCATTTCTTCTCGCAAGGGACGTTGGATTAG
- a CDS encoding TetR/AcrR family transcriptional regulator, whose amino-acid sequence MRLRILEAAKQEFSAHGLAGARVDRIAAKAGANKRMLYYHVGNKDDLYLAVLEGAYDKIRSEERGLDLEHLDPPEAIRRLIEFTWGYFLRNPEFLSLLQTENLARAKHLKRSTKVKSMHSPFVEMIGTVVRRGVHSGDFQVAVDPVQLYISIAALSFFYLSNSATLSVIFGRDLMAKDAKDERLAHMVGLVLAALTGRSAALFEVAKAPKSRATVAQTA is encoded by the coding sequence ATGCGGCTGCGCATTCTCGAGGCGGCCAAGCAGGAGTTTTCCGCTCACGGGCTCGCCGGCGCGCGTGTCGACCGCATCGCGGCCAAGGCCGGCGCCAACAAGCGCATGCTGTACTACCATGTCGGCAACAAGGACGACCTCTACCTCGCGGTGCTCGAAGGCGCCTATGACAAGATCCGCAGCGAGGAGCGGGGGCTGGATCTCGAACATCTCGATCCGCCCGAGGCGATCAGGCGGCTGATCGAATTCACCTGGGGCTACTTCCTGCGCAATCCGGAATTCCTGTCGCTGCTCCAGACGGAAAACCTTGCGCGCGCAAAACATCTGAAGCGCTCGACCAAGGTCAAGTCGATGCACTCGCCCTTCGTCGAGATGATCGGCACCGTGGTGCGGCGCGGCGTCCACAGCGGCGATTTCCAGGTCGCGGTCGACCCGGTGCAGCTCTACATCTCGATCGCGGCGCTCAGCTTCTTCTATCTCTCCAACTCGGCAACGCTCAGCGTGATCTTTGGTCGTGACCTGATGGCCAAGGACGCAAAGGACGAGCGCCTTGCGCACATGGTCGGCCTGGTGCTGGCCGCGCTGACGGGACGGTCGGCCGCACTGTTCGAGGTCGCCAAGGCGCCGAAGTCGCGCGCCACGGTGGCGCAGACGGCTTAA
- a CDS encoding cytochrome P450, giving the protein MNASAKELAASFDLAKLTSEFYDDPYPTYRALRENEPVKRLASGTVFLTRYDDLVATYKNTKSFSSDKKREFAPKYGDTPLYEHHTTSLVFNDPPAHTRVRRLIMGALSPRAIAGMEGDIVKLVDGLLDAIAAKGHCELIEDFAASIPIEVIGNLLDVPHEERTPLRDWSLAILGALEPVVSPEAAARGNKAVTDFLAYLETLVARRRQKPGNPDRDVLTRLIQGEENGERLTEKELLHNCIFLLNAGHETTTNLIGNGLVALDRNPEQKLRLIDNPDLIKTAVEEILRYESSNQLGNRMTTEPVELGGVMLEAGTSVTLCIGAANRDPAQFPDPERFDVARTPNRHLAFATGAHQCAGMALARLEGAIAISRFLARFPDYAVSGPPVRGGRVRFRGFLSVPCSIG; this is encoded by the coding sequence ATGAACGCAAGTGCGAAAGAATTGGCGGCCAGCTTCGATCTGGCGAAGCTGACGAGCGAATTCTACGACGATCCCTACCCGACTTATCGTGCACTGCGGGAGAACGAGCCGGTCAAGCGGCTCGCGAGTGGCACCGTATTCCTGACGCGCTACGACGACCTCGTCGCCACCTACAAGAACACGAAGTCGTTCAGCTCCGACAAGAAGCGCGAGTTCGCGCCGAAATACGGCGACACGCCGCTCTACGAGCATCACACAACCAGCCTCGTCTTCAATGATCCGCCGGCGCACACTCGGGTGCGGCGCCTGATCATGGGCGCGCTGTCGCCGCGCGCGATCGCCGGCATGGAGGGCGACATCGTCAAGCTGGTCGACGGTCTGCTCGACGCCATCGCCGCCAAGGGGCATTGCGAGCTGATCGAGGATTTCGCCGCCTCGATCCCCATCGAGGTGATCGGCAATCTGCTCGACGTGCCGCACGAGGAGCGCACGCCGCTGCGCGACTGGTCGCTGGCGATCCTTGGCGCGCTCGAGCCGGTCGTGTCGCCCGAGGCGGCCGCGCGCGGCAACAAGGCGGTGACGGATTTCCTGGCCTATCTCGAAACGCTGGTCGCGCGCCGGCGGCAGAAGCCGGGCAATCCCGATCGTGACGTGCTGACCCGCCTGATCCAGGGCGAAGAGAACGGCGAGCGGCTGACCGAGAAGGAGCTGCTGCACAACTGCATCTTCCTGCTCAATGCCGGGCACGAGACGACGACAAATCTGATCGGCAACGGTCTCGTGGCGCTCGATCGGAATCCGGAGCAGAAGCTGCGGCTGATCGACAACCCTGATCTGATCAAGACCGCAGTGGAGGAGATCCTTCGCTACGAAAGCTCGAACCAGCTCGGCAACCGCATGACGACCGAGCCGGTCGAGCTCGGCGGCGTGATGCTCGAAGCGGGCACGTCGGTGACGCTGTGCATCGGCGCTGCCAACCGCGACCCCGCGCAGTTTCCCGATCCCGAGCGCTTCGACGTCGCGCGCACGCCCAACCGACATCTCGCCTTTGCCACCGGTGCGCATCAATGCGCCGGCATGGCGCTGGCGCGGCTCGAAGGCGCGATTGCGATCTCGCGATTCCTGGCGCGCTTCCCTGACTATGCCGTCAGCGGCCCGCCGGTGCGCGGAGGGCGCGTGAGGTTTCGCGGCTTCCTGAGCGTCCCCTGCTCAATCGGCTGA
- a CDS encoding potassium channel family protein — translation MKIDQLRKRWADPALTVLTVLLVIMMFVISPLQALGLFAFQVSELVLALLLVCGIFVISGSPVAVVAMLIALAMIVTGAILRIRSPSILDLNLFAGSWFIVGTTMAWAVARQTFAPGRVTYHRVIGAVLLYLTIAVIFSALYVFIGSLDPVAFVSMKVTDSPKLASDVIYFSFATMTTTGYGDVAPLHPVARSLCNMEAIFGQLYPATLLARLVTLEIEHRNQDS, via the coding sequence ATGAAGATCGATCAATTGCGCAAACGCTGGGCCGACCCGGCCCTGACGGTGCTGACGGTGCTGCTGGTGATCATGATGTTCGTGATCTCACCGCTGCAGGCGCTGGGGCTGTTTGCATTCCAGGTGTCCGAGCTCGTGTTGGCGCTGCTGCTGGTCTGCGGCATCTTCGTGATATCGGGCAGCCCGGTCGCGGTCGTCGCGATGCTGATCGCACTTGCGATGATCGTGACAGGCGCGATCCTGCGGATCCGATCGCCATCCATTCTCGACCTCAATCTGTTTGCCGGCTCGTGGTTCATCGTGGGAACGACGATGGCCTGGGCCGTGGCGCGCCAGACCTTCGCACCCGGCCGCGTGACCTACCATCGCGTCATCGGCGCCGTGCTGCTCTATCTGACGATCGCGGTGATCTTCTCCGCCCTTTACGTCTTCATCGGCTCGCTGGATCCGGTTGCGTTTGTGAGCATGAAGGTGACGGACAGTCCCAAGCTTGCGAGCGACGTCATCTATTTCAGCTTCGCCACGATGACCACGACCGGCTATGGCGACGTCGCGCCGCTGCACCCCGTTGCGCGCAGCCTGTGCAACATGGAGGCGATCTTCGGTCAGCTCTATCCGGCGACGCTGCTGGCGCGGCTGGTGACGCTCGAGATCGAGCACCGCAATCAGGACTCCTGA